TCATGGCTGACCCAGAGGTAGGCGCGTTGCGGATTGTCGGCCTGCCAGTTTTGTACCAGTGTTTCGAGCGAGGCGGTCGATTCAGGATCGAGTGAAGCAGTTGGCTCATCCAGTAACAAAATCATGGGATCCAGTTGCAAGCCCCGCAGAAAAGCAGTGATTTGACGTTCACCACCGGACAGCATAGAACTGGGGCGATCGAGAAAGGTTTCATCGCGATTGAGGAGCCGCAGATACTGGAGAATGCGATGACGTTGGTAGCCCCGTCGTCGATGGTGATGTAACTGAAAGACTTGCTGGAGATTGGCTTCCACACTGCCTTCCCACAGAGCGGGTCGCTGATGCAAGTAGAGCACCTGCGATCGATAGCGGGGCATCGACCAATCACTGAGGCTTTTGCCTAAGAAGTGAATGTGTCCAGCTTGGATGGGATCTAAACCCGC
The sequence above is a segment of the Synechococcus elongatus PCC 11801 genome. Coding sequences within it:
- a CDS encoding ABC transporter ATP-binding protein produces the protein MNAATVDSDSGRSPLLVVENLGRRLQQGWIWQNIQLRLDAGDRLAIMGPSGVGKSLLLRAIAGLDPIQAGHIHFLGKSLSDWSMPRYRSQVLYLHQRPALWEGSVEANLQQVFQLHHHRRRGYQRHRILQYLRLLNRDETFLDRPSSMLSGGERQITAFLRGLQLDPMILLLDEPTASLDPESTASLETLVQNWQADNPQRAYLWVSHDAEQRQRMTQRAFQLRGDR